The genomic segment TTTTAACGTCTCCGCCCGTTTGGATCGTGGAATTATAAGTCCCTTTAAAACAGGTGAAGGATCCCCCACATTCAACCGTCGCCCCTTGAATATAATCAACCTCGCACTCCAACTTTTCGGGGACTTCGAGAGAAATGTTCAAAACTAACTGTTCTAAAGCCTGGTTCACCCGTTGTAAAAGGGGCAAAGCCTGAGGGTCAAGAGGGCCTAAGCCGACCAGAAAACGTTTCGCAGTTCGAATCAAGAGGACAATCTCCTGAGTCAGGAGATCATCTTTCGTCCCTAAAACAAACTTCTCGAGATCCGTCGCTATCTTAGGAAGATCAGGAAACCTGCGTTCCATTATAAGTTTTAAACACTGACCTGGTTTTAACCGCTCTGCCTCGGGAGAACTGAATAGCTCCGTCGTTTGCATCAAACAAGGGGTTAGATCTTCGTGGAACTCCCGCATACGCCGTAACAATTCTGAACGAACAACATAGCGTGCTCCTACGACCAAATGCCCACCTAATACATTATGAAAGACTTTAAGACCCTTTTCAGCACGAATTTCCGCTTTAGAGACCGAACCCTGAATCTCTACCTTTCCCCCTGAATAAACGTGAAGCCCATCCTGGACATTTCCATAGACAAAAACCTCACTTGGAAACTCAATGCTCCCCGTCGCCAAATCCACATCTTGATTGAGCAAATAAATATTCTCGACCAAATAGGTAATCTCATCCACACGAACAGGGATTCCAGCAGAGGTCGCAACAACTTCTAACCCATCTTCCGAAAGTTTAACATTCTTTTTTAATTTGAATTGAATATCCTTTAAGGGCAGCGGAGGAATCGGCCGATCTAAGACATCCTTGCCCTCTACTCCTTCTTTTCCGGGTATTTTCCGTGCTAAAATTGTGCCTTCATTGATAAAGTTCTTCTTCGAAGCAAAAAAATCAATGCGGTCTTCGTTTTCTTCATAGCCCTTCGAACATTCTCCCACAAAATCTTCGAAACGAGCAGGTATAGGAGCCAAAGGCAATGTTGCTTTGGCAACAACAACTTCTCCATTACCTTCAACGCACATTATTTCGGCCCAGGCTTCAGAACGAATTCCATGGACAATTTTCAACCGTTGGATATCCTCCTGTAAGTGTTTTTGATCCCAATACTCGCCCTCTGGAAGAGTCTCTTTCCAAACAACAATATCTTCCCATCTTAACCGAACATCAGCTGTGATCAACTCGGGCAACTCATAGCGTCCTGGTTTTTCCTGGTCTACTTTAGCCACTGCTGTCAACCCATTTTCGCGAATGACGAGCTCCCAAGTCCTTTGACCTAGACTTTCATTCGGAATAAACTCAATCTCATCCTCCTCTGTCACACGGAAGGACTCGAGCTGTACTTCCCCGTTCCAGAGGAGGGCTCCTGCTTCAGGATAAGGTATGATTTGCCGAACCGAAGAGGTCAAGTGGATTGTGTATTTCTTTTCAGCTGCGTTCCAAGCAGTCTGAATTTGAAGATTAGGTCCATCCACTTCGACCACATCACAGACCATACCCGGCGTAGACATCAAGTCTGATTGTTCTGCTTTCAGGCAGACCCGGACTTTCCATTGCCTCGAAAGGAATCCTGGTTTATCCAGAACCTCAATATCTAAATCTTCCGGTTGACAATCCCACTTTTGGGCATATTCACTCCGAATATCATCGATCGATTTCCCCCGCG from the Desulfitobacterium metallireducens DSM 15288 genome contains:
- a CDS encoding FapA family protein, which gives rise to MKEETTRGKSIDDIRSEYAQKWDCQPEDLDIEVLDKPGFLSRQWKVRVCLKAEQSDLMSTPGMVCDVVEVDGPNLQIQTAWNAAEKKYTIHLTSSVRQIIPYPEAGALLWNGEVQLESFRVTEEDEIEFIPNESLGQRTWELVIRENGLTAVAKVDQEKPGRYELPELITADVRLRWEDIVVWKETLPEGEYWDQKHLQEDIQRLKIVHGIRSEAWAEIMCVEGNGEVVVAKATLPLAPIPARFEDFVGECSKGYEENEDRIDFFASKKNFINEGTILARKIPGKEGVEGKDVLDRPIPPLPLKDIQFKLKKNVKLSEDGLEVVATSAGIPVRVDEITYLVENIYLLNQDVDLATGSIEFPSEVFVYGNVQDGLHVYSGGKVEIQGSVSKAEIRAEKGLKVFHNVLGGHLVVGARYVVRSELLRRMREFHEDLTPCLMQTTELFSSPEAERLKPGQCLKLIMERRFPDLPKIATDLEKFVLGTKDDLLTQEIVLLIRTAKRFLVGLGPLDPQALPLLQRVNQALEQLVLNISLEVPEKLECEVDYIQGATVECGGSFTCFKGTYNSTIQTGGDVKIEGVCRGGKVISSGNVEIRELGGSGVSITTVQLPGTKRLKVEYCHPNVMIVVDKEIIHIEEGYRQLEVYRERGKVQVERLKAMAR